Part of the Gemmatimonadaceae bacterium genome, GAGCAGATACCGCATACAAAGAACGACGACGGAGTGGCAGACGAGCAGGACGCGTTCCGCGCAGTATTCACGCGATATCATCTCGATCGCGCTTCGCAGGCGCAGAATGACGTCGCACCAGCTCTCGCCGCCGGGTGGGCGGTGGTAAAACTTGCCGAGTAGTCGCCGGAATTCCGCCTGTTCCGGGTGATAAGCTTCAATGCCGACTTTCGTCAGGCGGTCGAGAATGCCGAACTCCTTCTCACGCAATCGTTCATCTACGACGAGAGAATACGCGTCATCGGCGAGGCCGGCGGCGTGGGCCACGATCGCCGCGGTATTCCGCGCTCGCAGATACGGAGATGTGAGGATGACGTTCGGCTTGGCGTCCCCGGGCATTGCGGCAAACCAGCGGCCGAGGGCGGTCGCCTGCTGCTCCCCAAGCGGCGAAAGAGGAACGTCGACATCGCGGACGTCGAGGTCGATCACATGGTCGCCGGCGAGAAGCGCCGCTTCGCGCGCCACGTTGCCGGCGGACTCTCCGTGTCGAACCAGCCAGAGTGCGTCGGGCCAGATCTGAGCGTGCGTCACGTTCCGTATGCGCAGTCAAAGACCGTACCACATAAAAGGGGTGCACCGCTTAGCGATGCACCCCTCATACAATGCATGTGGTGATCTCTACACGACCGGCTTGTACCGGAAGGCGGCGACACCGCCCTTCGCGGACTTGATCGTGAACTCCTTGCTGCCCTTGGCGGGCACCGGGCCAACGGAAACAGTTTCGGTGAAGAGCACCTTTCCGGCCTTGTCGAGGAAGTCCACAGTGAGTGGATAGGTTTTCGCCGCGCTCGAGCGATTCTCTATCGTACCCGAAAGCTTCGTCGCGTCTGTGCCCTTTGAGAACTCGAAGAAGCTCACCTTGACTGCAAGCTTGTCTGCCTTCCCCGTGTAGTAAACCAGCGAGTCTGTGTACTGCTTGTTGAGCTTTGCGGCCTTGGTTGCCTTCACGAGTCCCGCATAGGCGAAGGCATTCAGCATGTAGTTTTCGGGATTGCTCGGATCCAGATCGTTCAACCGCGTCACGAGCGGGAACACTTTGTCAAACTGGTTGAGGAAGATGTAGCTCGCCGCGAGGTTGTTGAGCGCGTCACGCTGGTAGGGATTGCGCTCCAGGACTACGAAGAAGATGCGCCCGGCGTCTTCCGGGCGCTTGAACTGTGCGGCCATGACGCCTGCCTGCATAAGCGCATTCTCGCCGTAACGCGCAGGATTCGCGAGAAGAGGCGCATAGATCTTACCAATCGAGAGGCTGTCACCAGCAGTGATGTAGAGCTTCGCAAGGTTCTGGAGAGCGAAAGTCTGCTGGATGTCGTCGGTCGATCTGGCGAACACTGCATTCCAGGCGTTGATGGCTTCGCGCGCAAGAGCTTTCTTTCCGGCCGGTGGTGCGGCGTCCACGCGAATGGTCGCGGTACCCGCCATTTCGACCAGAGTCCGGTCCCGGACGTCGTCGAATGTGGTGTCCGTTCCGGCCGCCTCCAGGGTCTTCTTCCAGTACTCGGCGGCTGTCGTGTAGTCCTTCTTGTTCTTGGCCACGCTTGCGAGAACGGAATAAGCGTACGGCGCGGTCCGATCCAGTACCAACGCCCGCTTTGCGTAGATCTCAGCCGAATCGAACTTGTTGGCGTTCACGGCATTGATCGCTGCGTTTGTAACGGCCAGCCACGGCTTCTGCCGTCTCCACTGCCTGCCGACTTCGGTGCAACCGGGGGAGGTGGCTTCGACTAGGGTCCACATCGAATCGGCAGCGGCGAAGAGATCTATCAGCCCCTTCGGATCGGTGGTGAGCCCGATTGCAGAGCGGGTGGAGATCGGTGAAACGCCAGGCTGATCGAGGAGAAGAACGTACGCCTGACCGAGGAGATAGGCGCGGGCAACCGGGTTTTCGTTTTTCGCGGCGGGAGCATTCAGCGCTGCGACGACATCGCGAAGATCCTTTGTGGCGGTTCCCGTTCTCAGCCCGGCTTGAGCGCGTGTCATGGAGAAAGTGGCCCGCGCAACCGACTGCGGCTTGGATTCGTCGATCTCGCAGGTAAGACCCGCGGGAGCGGCTGGGGCGGCGGGCGGATTCTGCGCGGTCAGCGGGGCCGCGAATACTACTATAGTAGTGGCGGCAGCGGCTACTGCCCGCTCGAAGGCGTTCGAGTAGAAAAATCTCATTGAGCAAACTCCGACTTGTGAGCGCAGTTCGCCCTCCGGCAAGCAAGGCAGGTGGGGCGGTGGTGGTAACTTGAGGCGGAAGTCTAGTAATATACCCGCGCCGGACGATCGTTCCAGAATGCCAGCAATAGCGAGCAGGAGTCAAGCGGATTGCGCTGCAGCAGGACTTTTTCCAAGTGTTCGATAACGAGCTGCATCATCGCGATGGCAGGTGCACTTCTGCTGTCATCCTGCGCGCCCGAGCCGACTGACCCCGCGACCACGGATATCAGCGGAGTCTGGACGTCGGATGCACACATCTTCGCGCTGTCGCAGATCAAGCTGGAGCTCCTGGGTGCCGGGAAGTTCGAAGGCATGCTCATCGAGCCAAATCGCCTGCGTGGCATTCTGGCCGTTGGAACCGGATACGAAGCCATCACCTTCGTCAAATAGCGAGGCGTTCTGGCGCGCTCATCATCCATTTACCGCAAGGCAATAGCACATCTGCAGCGTGTCGATCCGGTGATGGCAGAGGTCATCGATGAGGTCGGTCCGTGCACCCTGGAGCTGCGCACTGCCGGGACCCACTTCGATGCGCTCATCCGGTCGATCGTCTACCAGCAGCTATCGGGCAAGGCGGCCGCGACGATCCACGGAAGGGTGCGCGCGATGTTCGATTCCGAGACACCTCTTCCTCAGCAGATTACTGCAGCCCAGCACGACGCGCTGCGAAAAGCGGGTCTGTCCAACCAGAAGGCGGGATATCTCAGGAATCTCGCGGAGCACTCGCTCAACGGGTCGCTTCCGGTTGAATCGCTGCATGAGCTGGGCGACCAGGATATCATCGACGCTCTCACGCAGGTGAAGGGGATAGGCAGGTGGAGCGCGCAGATGTTCCTGATGTTCCGCCTCGGCAGGCCGGATGTGCTGCCGGATCTCGATCTCGGCGTGCAGAAGGGGATCCAGCGGGCATACCGAATGCGGAGGCTTCCTCCAGCGAAGAAGGTGCTGGAAATAGGATCGAAATGGGCGCCGTATCGAACAATCGGCTCATGGTACATGTGGCGGGTACTCGAGCTTCCCTCGGACGCACTCAGAGGACCTCGGCCCCGTGCGGCGCGAAGCCCCAAATGAACCTAGATTGATCGTATGCTGACGTCGTTTGACGATCTTCCGGATGGCTCCCGTGTGTGGGTTTACGGTGTTGATCAGCAGCTGGAGCCGGCTGCCGAATCCGTGCTCTTGCGTGAGGTAGATAACTATCTAACCGATTGGACCGCTCACGGCGTACCACTCGCCGCCGCGCGACACTGGAGAGACAACAGGTTCCTGACGGTAGCCGTGGATCAGAGCCGGGCGGGTGCGTCGGGATGCTCCATTGACGGCCTTTACAGAACCCTCAAGTCCCTCGAGGGGAGGATCGGCGCCGCAGTGGTTACCAGCGGCCTCGTCTTCTTTCGAGGAAAGGATGGGACAATCCGCTCGGTGACGCGCGACGTGTTCACCGACCTGGGCGCGGCGGGAGAGGTGGACGGCGAAACGGAAGTGTTCGACCCCTCCGTAACCAGTCTCGGCGAATGGCGCGCAAGATTCTCATCGCATGCGTCCGATTCGTGGCATGGATCGCTGCTGCAAACACGTGCCGGGTGACGTGAAGACCCACACCTCCTACCTCACTTTCAACACGAAAAAGCGGCAGGAGATCATCGACATCACGGACGAGGTCGAGGCATGTCGCGCGGCGGCGGGCATAAGTGAAGGCTTCGTGCTCGTCTCAGCGATGCACATCTCCGCTTCGGTATTCGTGAACGATCACGAGCCGGGGTTGTGGAAGGACATTCTCGACTGGCTCGAGACGAGGATCGCCCCGTGGTCGCCCGACGACTATCGCCACAACAGCGGAACCGGTGAGGACAATGCCGCAGCGCACCTGAGGTCTCTCACTGTCGGCCACGAGGTCATTATTCCAGTCACGAAGGGACGACTCGACTTCGGGCCGTGGCAGCGAGTGTTCTACGGTGAGTGGGACGGCCAGCGGTCCAAGCGCGTCGTGATCAAGGCGTTGGGAGTGTAGCGCGAAGACAGGGAGCTCGATCTCAGGCGGCTACGTCCTCATGTCCCTGCTGCAGCGATGGCCGACTGAGCTTCGAGCGCGTGGCGCTTGAGTCGCGTGATCATTGCATTCAACCCCGGCTCACGTGCACCGAGGCCGATGCTTTCCATCAGCGTTCGCACGAAATCCGAGGGGATCCGAAGCGTTACCTCCGGCGGCTGATCGTTCACCGCGCCGAAAACAATCGCGAGCACCGCAGCAATTGTCGGCGATTGCCGGACATCGGGATCAGCGTAAAAGTGAAGCTTTCCATCTTTGAGCTCGGGCACGATGTTGACTCGCGTCTGACACTCCGGAATGTTGAACTTCGCGCGGTCGATGTAGCTGAGCCTCTCCGGAAACGGCTCGAGCTTCTTGGAATATTGCACGAGCGCCTGCATCTTCTCCTCGCGCCCCATAGAGCGGAAAAGGCGGAGAACGCGGTCAATCGACGGAGGGATCGGTGAGGTGGTCGCTTCCTGCATTTCTTGAAAGGTAATTCATGAGGCGCGCCCTCTGGCTCGCCGCGCTGCTGGCGACGAGCTGCAGTCGCGAGGACCGTAATTCGGTAACCGCGACCGGGACTCTCGAGGTCATCGAGATAGATGTAGCGCCGATGACGACGGGTCGCGTGCTCCGAATGCTGGTGAATGATGGCGACATCGTTCGCGCCGGAGACACACTGGCGATCCTGTCCCAGCCAACGGCGCAACCTGAGATCGAGCAACGGGAGGCGCAGGTGGAAGCATCCCGCGCCGGTCTGAGCGAGGCCGAACGAGGCTCGCGAACGGCCGAAATAAATCGCGCTGCCGCGGAGCTCCGAGCGGCCGAAACCGAAGCAACGCGCACCGCTGCAGACGCAAATCGGGCGCGCGCGCTGCAGCGTGCCGGCGCGATCTCGCTTCAGCAGCGTCAGGCGGCGGAGGCGGCGGCGAGACAAGCCGCAGCACATCGCGAGGCGTTGCGGCAGAGCCTCTTGCTCCTCAGGCAGGGTACACGCCCCGAGCGAATCGCTGGCGCCCGGGCACAAGTGGCGGTTGCCCAGGCAGGACTCTCAGCAACGAAAGCGATTGTCGGCGATCTCACGCTCACTGCACCGGTTCCGGGCGTTGTGCTGAGCCGAAATGCGGAACCCGGAGAGATAGTGACCGCCGGCCAATCGGCTGTCACGCTTGGCGAGGTTCGCCGACCATGGGTCAGGGTTTACGTGAATGCTCGCGAGATTCCGAGCATCAAAGTCGGCAGTGCAGCGAAGGCGACGCTCGACGGACTACCAGGGCGCACATTCAACGGTCGCGTCGTCGCGGTGAATACGAAGGCGGAATTCACGCCTCGCGTGGCGCTGACCGAAGACGAGCGAGCGGACATGACCTTCGGCGTGAAGATCGAATTCAACGACACCTCCGGAGCGCTCAAGCCGGGCCTGCCGGTCACCGTAACGATCCCGAAGAAAGCGCCCAGCGCGTGACCCCCGCCGTCCATACGGAGAATCTGACAAAGACGTTCGGGTCTATCCGGGCAGTCGACGGAGTGACGCTCGACATCGAGCGGGGAGAAGTCTTCGGCGTCCTCGGACCGAACGGATCGGGAAAGACGACAACGATACGGATGCTGTGCGGGCTGCTCACGCCGACATCGGGCACGGCGACAGTCGCTGGGTTCGACGTGAGAACGCAATCCGAGGATATCCGGCGAAACATCGGTTACATGTCACAGCGCTTCGGCATGTACCACGACATGACCGTTGCCGAGAATCTCGATTTCTACGCGTCGCTTTATGGATTGGCCGGCACGCAGAAGAAACAACGAATGGACGAGCTGTTCGCCGAGCTCGGGCTCGCGCCGCGGGCGAATCAGCTAGTCGGCACGCTGAGCGGCGGCTGGAAGCAGCGAGTCTCTCTCGCGTGCGCAATCGCACACAGACCCGTGATCCTCTTCCTCGACGAGCCGACTGCGGGGGTCGATCCCGCGGCGCGCCGCCAGTTCTGGGACATGATCTACACGCTCGCGAAGCAGGGAACGACTATCGTCGTCACCACGCACTACATGGATGAGGCAGCGCGCTGTCAGCGAATTGCGTTTCTGTCTCGCGGACATTTGATCGCCCTTGGAACGGCTGAGGAGATCACCGCGCAGTTCGGCCAGCCCACGATTGAAGACGTGTTCATCGAGCTTCAGCGTCGCGATGAAGCGGAGACAGTCAAAACGTGACAGGATCAGCAGCGACGACCGTCAAGAGCCCGATTACGACTCGGAGGAGTTTCCGGAGTCTCCTCGTGCCGATGCTCAAGAAGGAGTTCATCCAGATGCGAAGGGATCGGCTCACCTTTGCACTGATGGTCGGAATCCCGGTGATTCAGCTGGTTCTCTTTGGCTACGCTATTCGGACGGAGGTCCGGCACTTGCCGACGGTGGTGCTCGACGAATCACGCAGCTCCGAGAGCAGAAGTCTCGTGTCGGTGATGGAACAGACACAGAACTTCAGGATCGCGGGCCAGGCTTCCTCGCGGGCCCAGGTGAGAGACTGGATCGAGTCAGGGCGGGCCAAGGCCGCGATAATCATTCCGCCAGATTTTCACACCGACCTGAAACGCCAGCGCACTGCACAGGCACAGGTGATCGTGGACGCGGCCGATCCGCTCGCGTCCGCTGCGGCAATTGGAGGTGCGGCTCTCGCCGCGTCGGTGCGCGCGACAGCAATCGCCGATCGTGGGGCGAGTCGTCCACCCCCGCTCGAGGTGCGCGTACGCCCGTGGTACAACCCTGCGCTGCGAAGCTCCATCTACATCGTGCCCGGGATCATCGGGGTGCTTCTCAGCCTGACCCTTCTCGCGATAACGAGCATTGCCATCGTGCGGGAGCGGGAGCACGGAACGTTCGAGCAGCTCGTCGTCACGCCGGTCAGCAAGAGCGCGATCATGCTCGGCAAGCTGCTTCCGTTCGTCCTGGTTGGATATGTCCAGATGACGTCGATCCTCATCCTCGGACGCATCCTCTTCGGCGTTCCGATACGAGGAAGCATCGTACTGCTCTATGTGTTGTCGCTCGGATTCATAGTTGCCAATCTGGGTATCGGCCTTCTCGTGTCCACTCTTGTGAAGACGCAGATCCAGGCGATCCAGCTGAGCATCCTGCTCCTGATGCCGAATATCCTGCTCTCGGGCTTCATGTTTCCCCTCGAGGCGATGCCTGTCGTGGCGCAGTGGATCGCCCTCGCGCTTCCGCTGACCTACTATCTCACGATACTCCGGGGAATTCTTCTCAAGGGGGTAGGCATCAATTATTTATGGCACGAAACTCTCATCCTGGCGGGGTTTGCAGCGGTGCTGATCCTGATCAGCGTCAGGAGATTTTCGAAGACCGTCGGCTAAAGAGGGAACGCCTCGCAATCAACAGGAGCTCGAGATGCCCACGAGAAAGGCCAGTGCAGTATGGGAAGGCGGACTGAAGACCGGGACAGGCAACTACAGTGTCGAGAGTGGCTCCGCGACGGGAGAGTACAGCTTTGCGCGGTTCGCAGAAGGTGGTGCCGCGTCCAATCCTGAAGAGCTACTTGCCGCCGCAGAAGCGTCGTGCTTCAGCATGGCGTTCAGTGGCGCGCTGGAGAGAAATGGAACTCCGCCCACGAGAATCGCTACCGACGCTGCCTGTACGGTCGAAAAAGTCGGCGAGGGATTTCAGATCACGACGATGAAGCTGGATGTGCGCGCGTCGGTGCCGAATATAGATGACGCGAAGTTTCAGGAGCTAGCGCAGGCTACTCTAGCGGGCTGCCCGGTGTCGAAGGCACTCAAGGACAATATGAAAATGGAGCTGAACGCCCGGCTCGAATAGCTACGCCGGCCTTGCCCACTCCAGTCTGGCGTCGCACGCATCGCAATTGCCGCAGCACCACGTCCGGTCGACTTCCTCGCCGAAGTGCTCGAGAATGAACTTTGTGCGACAATCGGTCGTCTGACAGAACTGGATCATCGTTCCCAGTTTCTTCTGGTCGGCCGCGCGACGCTCCTCGTAGTCGAGCAGATCGCGACTCAGGTCGACTGACGTGAGGTTTCCCTGCAGCCGCTGCCAGCGGCCGCCTCGATGCTCGCGAACGAGGCCGTGGCGCTTGAGCAAGGCGAAGACAATCTTTGCCTTTCGCTGCGGGACCTCGGTGATATCGGAGATGTCGCTGAGCGCTACCGGCTGGTCGACCGGATATTTCTCAAGCGCGAGCGCGACGCGCGCCGCTTCCTCCACTTCCGGATACCGCCCGCCAAGGAAATAAGTCTGAATCCGACGGTCCTCGACGCGGTATAGCATCGTGCAAAGCGCGGGCAGTCCGTCGCGACCCGCGCGTCCCGCCTCCTGGTAATAGGACTCGATCGATCCGGGGAAGTGGTAGTGAATCACGAATCGAATGTCCTGCTTGTCGATGCCGAGGCCAAAGGCGTTGGTGGCGATGATCGCCTTGGTCTCTCCACTCATGAACGACTCCTGCACCGCTTTTCGCTCTGCTGCCGGCCGCTTGCCATGATAGAGCCCGACACTGTGGCGGTCGGAAAGCATCTCATAGAGTCGCTCCGCCTCCTTGACGGTCGCGACGTACAGCACGCCGGACCCGGGGCTCTCTCTCAGAAGCTGCTCGACGACCGAGTCCTTGATACTGTCGTTGACGGTGCGTCTCACCTCGAAACGCAGATTCGGCCGCGCGAATCCCGTAATCGTGATGTGAGGATTCCGCATTCCGAGCTGGTGGACG contains:
- a CDS encoding histidine phosphatase family protein, which gives rise to MTHAQIWPDALWLVRHGESAGNVAREAALLAGDHVIDLDVRDVDVPLSPLGEQQATALGRWFAAMPGDAKPNVILTSPYLRARNTAAIVAHAAGLADDAYSLVVDERLREKEFGILDRLTKVGIEAYHPEQAEFRRLLGKFYHRPPGGESWCDVILRLRSAIEMISREYCAERVLLVCHSVVVLCMRYLLEHMTEEQILAIDRTEEIANCSVTSYRYDAAARPRGMMKLDLFNFVAPLETAGAPVTSKPDGPVAAK
- a CDS encoding secondary thiamine-phosphate synthase enzyme YjbQ produces the protein MKTHTSYLTFNTKKRQEIIDITDEVEACRAAAGISEGFVLVSAMHISASVFVNDHEPGLWKDILDWLETRIAPWSPDDYRHNSGTGEDNAAAHLRSLTVGHEVIIPVTKGRLDFGPWQRVFYGEWDGQRSKRVVIKALGV
- a CDS encoding SufE family protein, with the protein product MQEATTSPIPPSIDRVLRLFRSMGREEKMQALVQYSKKLEPFPERLSYIDRAKFNIPECQTRVNIVPELKDGKLHFYADPDVRQSPTIAAVLAIVFGAVNDQPPEVTLRIPSDFVRTLMESIGLGAREPGLNAMITRLKRHALEAQSAIAAAGT
- a CDS encoding efflux RND transporter periplasmic adaptor subunit — its product is MRRALWLAALLATSCSREDRNSVTATGTLEVIEIDVAPMTTGRVLRMLVNDGDIVRAGDTLAILSQPTAQPEIEQREAQVEASRAGLSEAERGSRTAEINRAAAELRAAETEATRTAADANRARALQRAGAISLQQRQAAEAAARQAAAHREALRQSLLLLRQGTRPERIAGARAQVAVAQAGLSATKAIVGDLTLTAPVPGVVLSRNAEPGEIVTAGQSAVTLGEVRRPWVRVYVNAREIPSIKVGSAAKATLDGLPGRTFNGRVVAVNTKAEFTPRVALTEDERADMTFGVKIEFNDTSGALKPGLPVTVTIPKKAPSA
- a CDS encoding ABC transporter ATP-binding protein, with product MTPAVHTENLTKTFGSIRAVDGVTLDIERGEVFGVLGPNGSGKTTTIRMLCGLLTPTSGTATVAGFDVRTQSEDIRRNIGYMSQRFGMYHDMTVAENLDFYASLYGLAGTQKKQRMDELFAELGLAPRANQLVGTLSGGWKQRVSLACAIAHRPVILFLDEPTAGVDPAARRQFWDMIYTLAKQGTTIVVTTHYMDEAARCQRIAFLSRGHLIALGTAEEITAQFGQPTIEDVFIELQRRDEAETVKT
- a CDS encoding ABC transporter permease — protein: MLKKEFIQMRRDRLTFALMVGIPVIQLVLFGYAIRTEVRHLPTVVLDESRSSESRSLVSVMEQTQNFRIAGQASSRAQVRDWIESGRAKAAIIIPPDFHTDLKRQRTAQAQVIVDAADPLASAAAIGGAALAASVRATAIADRGASRPPPLEVRVRPWYNPALRSSIYIVPGIIGVLLSLTLLAITSIAIVREREHGTFEQLVVTPVSKSAIMLGKLLPFVLVGYVQMTSILILGRILFGVPIRGSIVLLYVLSLGFIVANLGIGLLVSTLVKTQIQAIQLSILLLMPNILLSGFMFPLEAMPVVAQWIALALPLTYYLTILRGILLKGVGINYLWHETLILAGFAAVLILISVRRFSKTVG
- a CDS encoding OsmC family peroxiredoxin, with protein sequence MPTRKASAVWEGGLKTGTGNYSVESGSATGEYSFARFAEGGAASNPEELLAAAEASCFSMAFSGALERNGTPPTRIATDAACTVEKVGEGFQITTMKLDVRASVPNIDDAKFQELAQATLAGCPVSKALKDNMKMELNARLE
- a CDS encoding ATP-dependent DNA helicase RecQ; this encodes MQQPITKESARSMLTDRFGHANFRRGQWEPIKALLEGRDALVVMPTGSGKSVIYQLPALLLPGLTVVVSPLIALMKDQQDKMTAQGVDAVAMHSHLSTLETREAHRQIQAGEGELLYLTPERFKDRGFFEHLLSRKVSLFVIDEAHCVSQWGHDFRPDYLSLGSIAKRLGRPPILALTATATQEVQDDIVHQLGMRNPHITITGFARPNLRFEVRRTVNDSIKDSVVEQLLRESPGSGVLYVATVKEAERLYEMLSDRHSVGLYHGKRPAAERKAVQESFMSGETKAIIATNAFGLGIDKQDIRFVIHYHFPGSIESYYQEAGRAGRDGLPALCTMLYRVEDRRIQTYFLGGRYPEVEEAARVALALEKYPVDQPVALSDISDITEVPQRKAKIVFALLKRHGLVREHRGGRWQRLQGNLTSVDLSRDLLDYEERRAADQKKLGTMIQFCQTTDCRTKFILEHFGEEVDRTWCCGNCDACDARLEWARPA